AAATACGCGGTCGGCACCGGCTACTTCAAATTCCGTTAGCGAGCCACCTTTGGCGACTAAACCGCTTTCCGCATTGTCAAACGACACAGTGGCTTTGTTGCCTTCCACTTGCAGGGTTTTGTATTGCGGGCTTTTGTAATTGCCGATTTTTTGACCGTAGGTTTCTGCCAATGCCCATCCGGCCAACCGATTGCCTACTTCTTTTTTGTACGCCGGGTGAATGTTGTTGAGGTCATCCACCAGATCTGTTACCACCACCATGCCTGATTTCGGAATGTCCATCGCGCGGGTTTGCATCTCGCGCACGGCGGGCGCTTTGAAATCGGTAGTGTCGCGGTAATTGAAAGGCGCGATCTGGACGTAATAAAACGGAAAATCTTTTTGCCACGCGCCACGCCACGTATCCACCATCAGGTGCATGAGCTGGTAATAGGTAGACGGATAATGACGGTTGGATTCGCCCTGGTACCACAACGCCCCCGCGATGGCAAACGGCGTAAGCGGAGCCACCATGCCGTTGTAAATGTAGCCCGCCTCTTTGGGCCAGCCTTTGCTCGGAATCATGGTTTCGGCCGAGGTACGGGTATTGGGAAAGAGATTGACCAAATGCTCGGGAATCCAGGATTCAATGTACGAACCGCCCCAGGCTACGTCAATCAAACCGATGGGCACACTCAGCGACTGATTGAGTTTTTTACCGAAAAAATACCCCACAGCACTGAACCGCTTCAACGTAACAGAATCGCAGACCGCCCAAGTGCCTTTTGCATCGGTTTGAGGTGTTTCGGCGGTGAGTTTGGGCATTTTGAAGAAACGAATGTTGGCATTATACGCCGTGGGCAGTTCCGCCTTGGCGTCTTTTACGCCGTGGTCAGCGCTCCATTCCATGTTGGATTGTCCGGCACACAACCACACTTCACCGATTTGGACGTTTTCCAACACGATTTTATTTCGTCCCTGAATGGTCAACGTAAACGGCCCGCCGCCTGCTTTGGGCGTAGCGATGCTGAGTTTCCAAACGGCATTTTCGTTGGTCACCACACTGACCGTTTCACTCTGCCAACTTCCCGAAAGCGTCACTTTCTCGCCCGGCTGCGCCCATCCCCACACCATGACGTTGGACTGTTGCTGCAGCACCATATTGCTGCTGAAAATGGCGGGTAAGTACACATCGGCAGTGGCGAAAAGGGGGGAAAGAAGGAGGAGAAGAAGGAAGTTTTTTTTCATTAGTATTGAGAAATAAAATATATTATTTAAAAGAAATCAGGGCTAAAGCCCGTTCGCCGTCCTGTTTTTCAAGCCCCACGCTAAAGCATGGGGTTCAAGGAGTTGTGTATTTTGGCCTTTTGGCCATTGTTGGTGTATTCGGCCGTTGTTGGTGTTTGTCCACCACTTTCAAACATGATACCTGAACCACACGAACCAAGCACCCTGCATACGGACTTACTCCACCATCTGCCGTTTAAAAAAGGCCCAGGCTTCGAGGTGTACATCAATATCGCGCGGGCTGTTATGCTCCCCGTTGATCACTTTCAGAAGGGTTACTTCGGGTTTTCCCGGCGCCTTGTACGTGTATTTTTCAATCGTGCGCCCATCGGTGGGGTCAGTGTCGGGCAGGGCTTCCATCTTGGGTGCACCTTTATACCCTGCCAGCTCATACCAATACCGGAAGGTACGGTCGGTAGAGCGCACAAAGCCCAGGCTGATGCCGTTTGTCAATACTTCGCCGCCGGCGTACGGATTGGTGCGATCGGCGGTACCATTGACGATCATGACCGGAATGGCCATTCGTTTTTCAGCGCAATCCATGTTGTTGGTATCCGGAAGATTGGCAATAAGAGCCGTGATGGCCCGGAATTTTTCGGGCATGGTCAGGGCCAGTTTATAGGCCATGTGCCCGCCACCGGAAGTGCCTACGGCAAATACCTTTTGGGGATCTGCCACAAACTTTTTCTCGAAGTAGGCGATCATTTGCTCAAAAAAGGCATTGTCGTTGATATCTTCCCGATTGGCAGCCGATTGCGCCGTTTTACGGCATTCGTTCCAGTAATTTTTATAGCCGTCGGGATAAACCATTAAAATGTTTTCGGCGGGGGCAATGGCTTCCAGCTTTTGGGCACCGTTGCGCATTCGACGACCGTTGCCTCCCGAACCGTGTAAAACAAACAGCAACGAGGCCTTCGGTTGAGCGGGCTTTAGAAAATGAAAGGTACGATAATGCCCTTCGATCAGGACCGAATCACTCACCAACTGACTGCTGGCGGCATGAGCAATGACGAAAAAAAGGAGAAAAAACAGCGTTTTTTGCATGGTAATGGGTTTATTTGAGGAGGATGACCTATTAATGAACGGATGCTTTCAATTCTTTTTTTACCGTATTCCAGGCCGTTTTACGCAGTTGTCCGGCAAAATCAGCCGGCACGGTTTCGGGCCTGAAGGTCAACCTGACCGGCGACTCCTGAAACAGGAATCCGTACCAAACTAACGCCCCCAAATAACATCCCGCCGGACCGGCATGGTGCGAATCAAAGTTCATTTTTTCTTTATTCAACGAATAACCAACGTGCAGTGAGTGAGTTTGGGAGGGCAACGTCGATTGGGGCGGGTTTTTAAAATCAAATTGTTTGTCTTTACGATAAGCCCATTTGGGGTCAGCACTTATTTGCCAAAAGGCATCGCCCGTTGGAATGACCGTTGTATGCAGCGCTGCGGCAACCGTGCGATACGCCGCCCGCGACTTTTCCCACATTTCCTTTTCACTCTTTGCCTCCCCTCCACCGGTCAACTGTCCAAAGTCCTCGGAATCGGAGCGATAAGCCCATGTTTGATGAAACACAATGCGGGCATTGGGCTGTAATTTATGTATGTATTCATACAGCTTTCCGGCATAGGGCTGGTAGGTGCTCAGATCGGTGGAAATCTTGGAGTATTGTTGAAGCGTAATAACATCCCACGTTCCTTCCGATAAAAGCATTTTCAGCGATTTGCCATTATAGGGCTTTCCTTTTTCATCTTTCGGATCTGCCTCGGCGGCAACGGCATGTTCCCAGTGGCGCTGCAAAGAGCAACCGCCTAATTCGGCACGGCCGATGATGAGTTCATGCCCGCCTTCTCTGCTCAATTCGGGCAGGTATTGGGTGGCATTTTGTGAAAAACTGTTACCGATCAAAAACAGCCGTAACGGCGGCTTTTGGGCGGATACACATTGAAGAATAAACAGGCAAAACAAAACCGGCACAAACCGACCCGCTTGCTTTGATATAGTGCGAATATGCATGATAAACTGACAATGAGACTGTTGAGACAACTAATTTTTAAATTAACTAATGGGCAGGTTTTGAAAAACCTGCCCATTAACTTCGCTCCTCACTTCTGGCTTATTATTTCACTTTCACGATTACCGTTGGGTCAAAAGGGTACATCCCGAATTTCTCGCCGTAAATGGCCAGTCCGCCATTGCCTTCTACCGCCAAACGAAGCACTAACTCGCCCGTTTGCTGCGCTTTCAGGATGGCATCGGCCGGTACATTTACTTCCAGCCGATAGCCGTAACTGCCCGCTTCGCGGAGTTTACGGTTTTGGGGCTGATAATGCCACGACAGTACTCCCCGGTGGTCGGCGGGATCATCGGGAAGGTTGAGCTTACCGGCCGAAACGCCGTTGAAACTGATGGCGACATCGCTCGAAAACTTGCTGTCGTCCGTCATAGGGTAGGAATTGGCGTTGAGGCTGTTATCAAACGTACCGCCGCCGAGCATGTAGTTGTCAGGGATTTTGACGTCACCGCTTTTGTCTTTGCCGTACAGTTGTTTTGCAGAAGCCTCCATGATAAACGACGCTCCGCTCACGTTGTCGGCTTTGAGGTCGGCCGGCCATTTGATTTTATATTCAAAATAGCCGCTGCCGGCACCGTTTACTTTCAGGCCCTCCAACACATTCCATTGTTTTAATGACCATTTGGCATCGGTAAATTGCTTAGGATCTACGGTCAGCAATCGGTTTTTTTGTCCGCCGCCCGTCACCATTTCCGACGATTGCGGCTTTTCTACAATGTACGTATTAAAATTACGGCTCAGCACATTTCCTTTGGAATCCTGCAAGGTCAGGGCCAGTACGGCTACTGATTTTTCAGCGGGCATAATAACGTAGACGGGTGCCATTGTCTGCTGCATCCAGGGCGTATAGGCAATTTTTTGGGTAAAACTCTGCCATTTTTTCTCCTGCCCGAAAGCATCCCAACCGTTAAGTTCCACTTTGAGCGTCAACTCATTTCCCACATCCGTGCGGCCTGTCATGGACGAAATCGTCAGCGGAACCTGCACTACTTCGGTGGGGCGCACACTTTTAGAGATGTTCTGCCCTGTTGTTACGTAAATATCGGCGTGCAGATCTTTGAGGCTCATGCCGGGCACAAACGCCTCTAAGCCCGTGTATTTGGGAGTACGGTCAAATTTGAAGTAACCATTCCACTCGTTGATCACATCGTGGTGCTCGGTATACAGCCAGCCCGCCACCAACGGGTATTGACGGAACGCATTGACCGCGCGGTGATAATCCCAGGTCCAGTCTACATCGCCCGAGCTGCCGTCGTAGCCCCATACATTACCGAACTCGGAGTTGATATTGGGTTGTTTGCCTACGGTATAGCCTTTTTCAAAATTAAAGGTCGAGCCTTCTGCGGTTTTGGACGTCAGGTTCTTCAGGTACTCATCCCATCCGTAGCCGGGCAGGTATTCGTGCCATGAGTTGATGTCGGTTTCGGTATGGCCTGCGCCGCAGCAAATGGAGTTATCTTCGATCAAACGGCTGGGGTCAAGGGCTTTGGCTTTGCGGTACATGCTCACTACCCACTGCTGGGTTTCGGGCAGGTACCTGTCGACTTTTTTACCGTTTTCTTCCACTTTAGTACGCAATCCCCAGGTCTCATTGAAGAGAATCCACGAAAAAATGGCGGGGTGGTTAAAATCACGTTTGATGAGTTGCGGCAACACCCTCTCTGATTCGGCCCGGGCTTCGGCGTTGGGCTGCCCCCAGAAGTTGGGCAGATCTGACATAACCAACAGCCCCATTTTATCGGCCCAATACAACTTGCGCGGTACGTCGATTTTGATGTGCGTCCGTATACCGTTGAGACCGATATCTTTGGCCAGTTTGATCTCATTCTTCATGAATTCGTCGGTGGGAAAAGTATAAAACCCTTCCGGATGGTACGACTGATCGAGCGCCAGCTGAAGATAAATCGGCTGATTGTTAAGGGCTACGTAAGGATAGTTTGTCCCGGGCAGGTTGACCACCGATATTTTGCGCATCCCGAAGTAGGTATTGACCCCGTCAGCCCCCCTCAATCCCCCCATTTGGAGGGAAGCTTTAGTCCCTTCTCCAAGGTGGAGAAGGGATTTAGGGATGAGGCCTGCCTGCACTTCATACAAATGCGGGTTGTCCAATGTCCAAAGCTTAGCATCCGGAACGGCAACGTCAAAACTCAATTGCGATTGCCCCTTACCGATCGTCTGAGTCGCCGGTGCCGATACACCGGCGATATTCAATGTCAACGCCAAGTCCTGTGAGGCAGGCTTAGGCAGGGTGGCCGTTACCTTGACCGTCCCTTTGTCGATATCGGGTGTAAAATGAAGAGTTTCCAGGTATTCATTGGCACGGGCTTCCAGGTAGATCGTTTGCCAGATACCTCGGGCGTTGCCGTAGCCCTGCTTGCCATACAACGCGTAATCGCGACGGGTATCATCCACCCGAATCACCAATTTCTGACCTGCGCCGGCCTTCAGGGCAGAGGCAGGGAGTTCAAATTCAAAAGGCACATAGCCTCCTTCAAAGGTCCCCAATTCTTTGCCGCCAAACCAGACGGTCGTCCGGTAATCACTCGCCCCGATGACCACAAAAACGCGCTGTCCTTTCCAGTCTTTCGGAACGGTAACGGTGCGTTGATACCAGGCAATATCCGCTTCATCTTTCACGCCCGACAGCGGCGCTCCCCACGGAAAGGGCACGTTGATGCTCAGGGGGAATTTTTGGGTGCCTTTGCCCCACCCCTGCTTCAAGCCGGCATCCTCTTTATCAAATCGAAACTCCCAGGCACCATTGAGATTGAGCCAGTTGGCCCGCTGCCAATCCGGGCGTGGGTGTTCGGGTAATGGAACCGGTGTTTGGGCAGGGAGCGCCCGCACCCATAAAAACAGAAAACAAAGACAGAGAGATAAACGGAGCATAGGAATAGGGATATAATGATAGGTTTTATTTAAAGCATTTTATCCGCTTAACCTAATGCTTTCCTTACATTTGCAGCCTTTCCTTCAACCCCTGAAAACCAAATGAAAAAATTCCTTACCTGGACGGGCATTACGCTCGTCGTATTGATCTCAGTTTATTTTATCGGACCCCGTCCCGACAAAGTGATGCTTTCTCCTGCCTTAACGACCGTGACCGATGATGTGATCCAACTCGAAAAAGACATTCGGGAAACCGAAGCGCAATTTGACCTCAAGCCCGACAACGAAGCGCGCATCGTTTGGGCCGATACGGCCAAAAAGCAGAAAACAAAGTACAGCATGGTCTACATCCACGGCTTTGGGGCAAGCTGGGCCGAAGGGGATCCCATCCATACGCAATTGGCCAAGAAATACGGCTGCAACCTGTATTTGGCCCGCCTGTATGATGCAGGAGTCAAAAGCCCCGATGCGTTTAAAAACCTTACCCCCGAAAATTTTCTGTCGGGTGCTAAGTACGCCATCGCCGTTGGCAAAGCGCTGGGCGACAGTGTCATCGTGATCGGCTGCTCGGCGGGCGGCCTGCTGGCCTCTTACATTGCCTCCGAACATCCTGAGATCAAAGCGTTGGTGCTGTATTCGCCCTGCTTCAAAGTCAACGGGCTGGAGATAGCCACGGGCCCGTGGGGGGCTCAGCTTTTAAAGCAGCTGGGCGGTACGCACCGCGATATTACGCACTACGCCCCCGACCGTGCCCGATACTGGCTGACCCGCTACCATACCAACGGGGTCATGACGCTGCAGCAGACGATGGATGCCGTCGTAAAACCGGAGACGTTTGCCAAGATAAAAATGCCCGTCTTTCTGGCGTATTATTACAAAGATGAAGAGAATCAGGACCAAGTAGTGTCAGTGCCCGAGATGCTGAAAGCGTTTGATCAACTGGGTACCTCCGCCGCTCAAAAACGTAAGGTGGCCCTTCCCAATGCGGGAGATCACGTGATCGCGTCGCATTTTACGTCCAAAGACTTGGACGGAGTCTTTCGTGAAACGGATACATTTCTGCGTGAAGTGGTTTTTAAATAGTAGTGAGGAGCGAATATCCGGTAGTGAGTAGTGAGATCAGTAACTCATTAAATATCAACGACTACTGGCCGTTAACTGCTTAAATAATCAAAAAAGCGGTTCCATCCAAGGTGTGGGAAACCGCTTTTTTGATTTACAGTATGCCGAAGTTTACGCCATTGGCGGTGTTTTCACCGCCAATCTGCTATTTAGACTTACAACATGCCGAAGTTGTTCAAATAATCCGTAATGGATTTCCGAATTACCTGATGGGCTTCTTCACGACCGTATACGTTGGCGATTTCACAGGTCATGGGCTCGCCGGGTAAGTTCTTGTAGGTCAGGAAGTAGTGCTGCAAACGATTCACAACGCTTTCCGGCAATTCGGTGATGTCTTTGTATTTGCTGTACAGCAAATCGTCTTTCAGTACCGCAATGATCTTATCATCCGCTTCTCCTTTATCGATCAGTCGCAGGCCGCCGATGGGAATGGCCTGACAGATAATATCACCGTGCGGAATGGTGCTTTCGCAAAGCACGCAGATATCCAGCGGGTCACCGTCTCCTTCTTTGATGTCATTGCGTCCCGATTGCTGACGGGCAAATTCCGCAATGGCATCGCCGCAATAGGTTTTGGGCACAAAACCGTACAGGGCAGGAACAATGTTTGAATATTTCTGCGGGCGATCGATCTTAAGATAGCCCGTCAATTTATCAATTTCGTATTTTACGGTATCGGTCGGTACAATTTCAATAAAGGTCGTAACGACTTCGGGAGCCTTTTCCCCGATGGGGATTCCGTGCCAGGGGTGGGATTTATAGACTGTTTTCATTTGTTTAGTTGAATCTTTAGACAAACATTGGAAAAATTTAGAGAAATACCGACTTTGCATAAGGAAAAATCCAAATGATTGGTGAAATAACCGCATTCATTATGCTCCAAAAAGATATTCTGCTCATCCTTTCCCTTCTTTTCTCGGTGTTCATGCTGGTGATGTTGGGGCAAAAGCTGCGCATCTCGTATCCCATCTTTTTGGTCATTGGCGGCTTGCTCATCAGTTTCATTCCGAGTATACCCGCATTCAGCATCAGCCCCGACCTGATCTTCCTCATTTTCCTGCCGCCCTTGCTGTACGAAGCCGCATGGTACACCTCCTGGAGCGACTTCTGGAAGTGGAAACGCCCCATTGCCCTGCTGGGCTTCGGGTTGGTCATTTTCACCTCCTGCATCATTGCCTTTGTGGCCAATTCCTTTATTCCGGGCTTTACGTTAGCCCTGGGTTTTCTGTTGGGCGGAATCATCTCCCCTCCGGATGCCGTAGCGGCTACGTCTATTTTGAAGAGTGTCAAAGTGCCCCGGCGTGCGCTGGTTGTTTTGCAGGGAGAAAGCCTGGTCAACGATGCCGCCAGCTTGATCGTGTTTCGGTTTGCATTGGCGGCCGTTATTTCCGGTACGTTTGTGTTGGAAAAAGCCGCCACGGATTTTTTTGCAGTGACCCTCATGGGCATTGTCGTGGGTCTGTTGGTAGCTCATTTCTTTTACCTGATACATCGCTGGCTGCCTACCAACGCCAGCATTGACACGGCCCTGACCTTCATGGGTCCGTATTTTATGTACATCGGGGCTGAGCATTTTCACTACTCGGGCGTGATGGCCGTCGTAAGCGGAGGATTGTTTTTGTCGTACCGCTCACACGAATTTTTTGGCTACCGGTCGCGTCTGCAATCCCAAAGCGTCTGGAAAACCGTCACCTTTGTATTAAACGGATTAGTGTTCATTCTCATTGGGTTACAACTCCCCGTGATCGTACACAGCTTGGGAAATTATTCCCTTTTTGAAGCCCTCAAATACGGTCTTTTTATCAGTACTGTAACGATTGCGATTCGGATTTTATGGATGTACCCGGCCACGTATTTACCGCGAATGTTCAGCAAACGCATCCGTGCCAACGAAGAAGACCCCGGATGGAAGGGCGTTTTTGTGGTCAGTTGGGCCGGAATGCGCGGCGTAGTTTCGCTGGCTTCCGCCCTGGCGATTCCCGTGACGCTGGCGGGCGGACAGGTCTTTCCGCAACGTAACTTAATTTTGTTTATCACCTTTGTGGTCATTCTGGTCACGCTGGTTTTTCAGGGGCTTACGTTACCGCTTATTTTACGATGGCTGAAGATCGAAGAGGCCGACAGTACCCTTCCCGACGAAGAACAGGAAGCCGGTGTTAAATTGCGATTATTGCAGGCGGCCCTGACCCGTTTGAATGACCTGTATACCAAGGAAACGACAGAAAATGAGTTGGTAGACAATTTAAAAAAGCAATTGGAAAACGATATTTCATTAACCTCCGAAAAATTGAATTCATTGGAATGTGACGAAGTGGACAAATCGGAAGTGGCCGTATTTAACCGAGTTGTGCACGACATTATTTCGGCCCGGCGTAAAGAACTGTTTTTGCTCCGCAAAGAAAAGATCTTTGACGAAGAGATATTGCGGCACGAGGAAGCGCAATTGGATCTGGACGAAGCGAAAATTATTTAAATAAAGCGTTAAATTGCCAAACGCATCACCGACAAAACCTATATTTCAACCCCCAAATAACTTTTTCATCAATTCTGAAAATCAATGAGCGAACTGAAAGTACCAACCATGACCGAACTGGCCGCCGCCGGCGAAACCCCCGAAGTACTTTTTTGGGTGGGCTGCGCAGGCTCCTTTGACGACCGTTATAAAAAAGTAACCATCGCTTTTGTCAAAATCCTTAACAAAGTAGGCGTAAAATTTGCGGTCCTCGGCACTGAAGAAGGATGCACCGGCGACCCCGCCCGCCGCGCCGGCAACGAGTTTCTGTTTCAGATGCAGGCCATGGCCAATATTCAGGTGCTGGATATGTACGGCATCAAAAAGATCGTAACGGCCTGTCCGCACTGTTTTAATACCCTCAAAAACGAATACCCTGCCCTGGGCGGCAGCTACGAGGTGATTCATCACTCCGAGTTTCTGCAACAGCTCATCAACGAAGGCAAAGTAAAAATAGAAGGCGGCGGCACGTTCAAAGGGCGTAAGATCACCTTCCATGATTCGTGCTATCTCGGCCGCGCCAACGGCGTGTATGAGGCTCCCCGGGCGGTATTGGAGGCCCTGGACGCCGATCTGGTGGAAATGAAACGCTCCAAGGCCAAAGGACTCTGCTGCGGTGCGGGCGGCTCACAGATGTTTAAAGAACCCGAAAAAGGCAAAAAAGACGTCAACATCGAGCGCATCGAAGAAGCCCTCGGTACGGGTGCCGATACCATTGCGGTAGGCTGTCCGTTTTGTATGGTGATGATGAGCGACGGCGTCAAAAACAAAGAAAAAGAAGACTCCGTCAAGGTATTCGATCTGGCGGAACTTGTAGCGCAGGCCGAAGGTTTATAAGGGTGTCACAAAAAAGTGATGAAATAGTCATGAGGTGGTCATTCTTTGGTCATGAAGCGGTTTTGTAAAATGATTCATAGAACTCTGTGGCAACCCATGACAATCTTTCACCACACATGACAATTCATGGCCAACCATGACTTACCAATCACTTATTCACCAATCACCATTTACCAATGTACATTCCTTTCGACCAAATAGATTTTGAAGCACGGGTTTGGATCTATCAGGCCAACCGTACGCTCACCAACGATGAAGTGGGTACGCTCACCGAAACCCTCAAAGCCGCGCTGGACGAGTGGGAAGCGCACGGTCAAAAGTTGACCGCCTCCGGCAAAGTGTTCTTTAACCGATTCATTGTGATTGCCGTCGATGAAAACAAAGCGTTGCCCAGCGGCTGCTCCATTGACAAATCCGTGCATTGGCTGCAGGAGATCGGGCCCCGTTTGGGCGTCGACTTTTTTGACCGCTCCCTGATGTACCTTGACGACAGGGACGAACTGCAAAGCATTCCGGTGTCAGGCATCAAAAGTGCCGTAGCTTCCGAAGAATTGTTTCCGGACACGACCGTGTTTGACAATACGGTCACGACCAAAGCCCAATGGATGAAACGCTGGAAGGCGCGGGCGGATGCCACTTGGCTTAAACGCTATTTTTCGGAGCAGCAAGCTTGACAGACATTACCAATCGGCTCTCTTAGATGCCATGCGCTTATGCATGGCATTTTTTGTTGGCCTTCAGACGGCACACTCAAAACGGGGAATAATCTCCCCATTTTTTTAGTGTGTCGATACCGTTAGTCTTATTGGAAGAAAGAGCAGTATGGTATCAGTAAGCCGTTTATCCAACATACCTTTTGGTTGGCATGGCTATTTAGGGTATTATTTTACCCTTAAAGGGTTAACCTCAATTTTATGAAAAGAATCATTCAGTGTACTTTTTTCTGTTTTTCCATTTTCCTCATCGACGGCTGTCGTAAACCCGAAAAAACGGAGGAATTGTTACTCGAAAAGTTGCGCGAGAAAAAGACCTACGCCGAAATCCTCAGCTACACCCATTCCATCGGGATTGATACGGCGTTGGCTGCCAAAAGAGGTCCGCTGGCCTTATTGGAAGAAATCAGTTACGGACATAAACCGCTTCATATTCGCTATACGGCCAAAGTACTGATGCCCGATTCGGCACGTATCCGTGAAGCGGCCTGGGCCTTGGTGGAAGGTAAAACTAAAAACATTGAAAAGGTGTTGGCCGAGCTGGAACCTTCCATTCCTGCCTATGTCCAACTGAAAAGCCACTACGTACGTTTTCGCGACAGCGGCCGGGCCGACAGTGCCGCCGTGGTGGCCGAATCCCTCAATGCCTACCGCTGGATGAACCGTCAGGCGCAGGGAGCGGAGCGGATGGTGCTGGTCAATACCCGAGGGGCGTATTTGAAAGGCTTTGATGCGGCAGGAAATCAAAAACTCAGTATGCGGGTGATCGTTGGAAAAAAGGACTCTCCGACGCCCAACATAGATACCTACGCGACCAACATCATTCTGTACCCATATTGGAACGTGCCGACCAATATTGCCCTGAAGGAAA
Above is a window of Runella slithyformis DSM 19594 DNA encoding:
- a CDS encoding Na+/H+ antiporter codes for the protein MLQKDILLILSLLFSVFMLVMLGQKLRISYPIFLVIGGLLISFIPSIPAFSISPDLIFLIFLPPLLYEAAWYTSWSDFWKWKRPIALLGFGLVIFTSCIIAFVANSFIPGFTLALGFLLGGIISPPDAVAATSILKSVKVPRRALVVLQGESLVNDAASLIVFRFALAAVISGTFVLEKAATDFFAVTLMGIVVGLLVAHFFYLIHRWLPTNASIDTALTFMGPYFMYIGAEHFHYSGVMAVVSGGLFLSYRSHEFFGYRSRLQSQSVWKTVTFVLNGLVFILIGLQLPVIVHSLGNYSLFEALKYGLFISTVTIAIRILWMYPATYLPRMFSKRIRANEEDPGWKGVFVVSWAGMRGVVSLASALAIPVTLAGGQVFPQRNLILFITFVVILVTLVFQGLTLPLILRWLKIEEADSTLPDEEQEAGVKLRLLQAALTRLNDLYTKETTENELVDNLKKQLENDISLTSEKLNSLECDEVDKSEVAVFNRVVHDIISARRKELFLLRKEKIFDEEILRHEEAQLDLDEAKII
- a CDS encoding alpha/beta hydrolase family esterase, which translates into the protein MQKTLFFLLFFVIAHAASSQLVSDSVLIEGHYRTFHFLKPAQPKASLLFVLHGSGGNGRRMRNGAQKLEAIAPAENILMVYPDGYKNYWNECRKTAQSAANREDINDNAFFEQMIAYFEKKFVADPQKVFAVGTSGGGHMAYKLALTMPEKFRAITALIANLPDTNNMDCAEKRMAIPVMIVNGTADRTNPYAGGEVLTNGISLGFVRSTDRTFRYWYELAGYKGAPKMEALPDTDPTDGRTIEKYTYKAPGKPEVTLLKVINGEHNSPRDIDVHLEAWAFFKRQMVE
- a CDS encoding sialate O-acetylesterase; the encoded protein is MKKNFLLLLLLSPLFATADVYLPAIFSSNMVLQQQSNVMVWGWAQPGEKVTLSGSWQSETVSVVTNENAVWKLSIATPKAGGGPFTLTIQGRNKIVLENVQIGEVWLCAGQSNMEWSADHGVKDAKAELPTAYNANIRFFKMPKLTAETPQTDAKGTWAVCDSVTLKRFSAVGYFFGKKLNQSLSVPIGLIDVAWGGSYIESWIPEHLVNLFPNTRTSAETMIPSKGWPKEAGYIYNGMVAPLTPFAIAGALWYQGESNRHYPSTYYQLMHLMVDTWRGAWQKDFPFYYVQIAPFNYRDTTDFKAPAVREMQTRAMDIPKSGMVVVTDLVDDLNNIHPAYKKEVGNRLAGWALAETYGQKIGNYKSPQYKTLQVEGNKATVSFDNAESGLVAKGGSLTEFEVAGADRVFYKAQARIVKNNAVEVTSDKVPQPVAVRFAFRDTPLPNLFNKEGLPAVPFRTDDWKLGR
- a CDS encoding inorganic pyrophosphatase, with translation MKTVYKSHPWHGIPIGEKAPEVVTTFIEIVPTDTVKYEIDKLTGYLKIDRPQKYSNIVPALYGFVPKTYCGDAIAEFARQQSGRNDIKEGDGDPLDICVLCESTIPHGDIICQAIPIGGLRLIDKGEADDKIIAVLKDDLLYSKYKDITELPESVVNRLQHYFLTYKNLPGEPMTCEIANVYGREEAHQVIRKSITDYLNNFGML
- a CDS encoding glycoside hydrolase family 2 protein: MLRLSLCLCFLFLWVRALPAQTPVPLPEHPRPDWQRANWLNLNGAWEFRFDKEDAGLKQGWGKGTQKFPLSINVPFPWGAPLSGVKDEADIAWYQRTVTVPKDWKGQRVFVVIGASDYRTTVWFGGKELGTFEGGYVPFEFELPASALKAGAGQKLVIRVDDTRRDYALYGKQGYGNARGIWQTIYLEARANEYLETLHFTPDIDKGTVKVTATLPKPASQDLALTLNIAGVSAPATQTIGKGQSQLSFDVAVPDAKLWTLDNPHLYEVQAGLIPKSLLHLGEGTKASLQMGGLRGADGVNTYFGMRKISVVNLPGTNYPYVALNNQPIYLQLALDQSYHPEGFYTFPTDEFMKNEIKLAKDIGLNGIRTHIKIDVPRKLYWADKMGLLVMSDLPNFWGQPNAEARAESERVLPQLIKRDFNHPAIFSWILFNETWGLRTKVEENGKKVDRYLPETQQWVVSMYRKAKALDPSRLIEDNSICCGAGHTETDINSWHEYLPGYGWDEYLKNLTSKTAEGSTFNFEKGYTVGKQPNINSEFGNVWGYDGSSGDVDWTWDYHRAVNAFRQYPLVAGWLYTEHHDVINEWNGYFKFDRTPKYTGLEAFVPGMSLKDLHADIYVTTGQNISKSVRPTEVVQVPLTISSMTGRTDVGNELTLKVELNGWDAFGQEKKWQSFTQKIAYTPWMQQTMAPVYVIMPAEKSVAVLALTLQDSKGNVLSRNFNTYIVEKPQSSEMVTGGGQKNRLLTVDPKQFTDAKWSLKQWNVLEGLKVNGAGSGYFEYKIKWPADLKADNVSGASFIMEASAKQLYGKDKSGDVKIPDNYMLGGGTFDNSLNANSYPMTDDSKFSSDVAISFNGVSAGKLNLPDDPADHRGVLSWHYQPQNRKLREAGSYGYRLEVNVPADAILKAQQTGELVLRLAVEGNGGLAIYGEKFGMYPFDPTVIVKVK
- a CDS encoding (Fe-S)-binding protein translates to MSELKVPTMTELAAAGETPEVLFWVGCAGSFDDRYKKVTIAFVKILNKVGVKFAVLGTEEGCTGDPARRAGNEFLFQMQAMANIQVLDMYGIKKIVTACPHCFNTLKNEYPALGGSYEVIHHSEFLQQLINEGKVKIEGGGTFKGRKITFHDSCYLGRANGVYEAPRAVLEALDADLVEMKRSKAKGLCCGAGGSQMFKEPEKGKKDVNIERIEEALGTGADTIAVGCPFCMVMMSDGVKNKEKEDSVKVFDLAELVAQAEGL
- a CDS encoding alpha/beta hydrolase, which translates into the protein MKKFLTWTGITLVVLISVYFIGPRPDKVMLSPALTTVTDDVIQLEKDIRETEAQFDLKPDNEARIVWADTAKKQKTKYSMVYIHGFGASWAEGDPIHTQLAKKYGCNLYLARLYDAGVKSPDAFKNLTPENFLSGAKYAIAVGKALGDSVIVIGCSAGGLLASYIASEHPEIKALVLYSPCFKVNGLEIATGPWGAQLLKQLGGTHRDITHYAPDRARYWLTRYHTNGVMTLQQTMDAVVKPETFAKIKMPVFLAYYYKDEENQDQVVSVPEMLKAFDQLGTSAAQKRKVALPNAGDHVIASHFTSKDLDGVFRETDTFLREVVFK
- a CDS encoding DUF4886 domain-containing protein: MHIRTISKQAGRFVPVLFCLFILQCVSAQKPPLRLFLIGNSFSQNATQYLPELSREGGHELIIGRAELGGCSLQRHWEHAVAAEADPKDEKGKPYNGKSLKMLLSEGTWDVITLQQYSKISTDLSTYQPYAGKLYEYIHKLQPNARIVFHQTWAYRSDSEDFGQLTGGGEAKSEKEMWEKSRAAYRTVAAALHTTVIPTGDAFWQISADPKWAYRKDKQFDFKNPPQSTLPSQTHSLHVGYSLNKEKMNFDSHHAGPAGCYLGALVWYGFLFQESPVRLTFRPETVPADFAGQLRKTAWNTVKKELKASVH